The Plectropomus leopardus isolate mb chromosome 2, YSFRI_Pleo_2.0, whole genome shotgun sequence genome has a window encoding:
- the capzb gene encoding F-actin-capping protein subunit beta isoform X2, producing the protein MNDQQLDCALDLMRRLPPQQIEKNLSDLIDLVPSLCEDLLSSVDQPLKIARDKVVGKDYLLCDYNRDGDSYRSPWSNKYEPPIEDGAMPSVRLRKLEVDANNAFDQYRDLYFEGGVSSVYLWDLDHGFAGVILIKKAGDGSKKIKGCWDSIHVVEVQEKSSGRAAHYKLTSTVMLWLQTTKTGSGTMNLGGSLTRQMEKDDPVGETSPHIANIGRLVEDMENKIRSTLNEIYFGKTKDIVNGLRSVQTLADKSKQEALKCDLVEALKRKHHC; encoded by the exons ATG AATGACCAGCAGCTGGACTGTGCCCTGGACCTGATGAGGCGTCTGCCTCCTCAGCAGATCGAGAAGAACCTCAGTGACCTCATTGACCTG GTGCCCAGTCTGTGTGAggacctcctctcctctgtggaCCAGCCCCTGAAGATTGCGCGGGACAAGGTTGTTGGGAAAGACTATCTGCTCTGTGATTACAACCGAGACGGTGACTCCTACAG ATCCCCGTGGAGTAACAAGTATGAACCTCCCATTGAAGACGGTGCAATGCCTTCAGTTCGTCTGAGGAAACTCGAGGTTGATGCCAATAATGCCTTCGACCAGTACAGAGACCT gtacTTTGAGGGCGGTGTGTCCTCTGTGTACCTCTGGGACTTGGATCATGGCTTTGCCGGAGTAATTCTCATCAAGAAGGCCGGAGATGGATCCAAGAAGATTAAAGGGTGCTGGGACTCCATCCATGTGGTGGAGGTGCAG GAGAAGTCCAGCGGTCGTGCTGCTCACTACAAACTCACCTCCACCGTCATGCTTTGGCTCCAGACAACTAAGACCGGCTCAGGTACCATGAACCTGGGCGGCAGCCTCACAAGACAG ATGGAAAAAGATGacccagttggagagacctcaCCCCACATTGCCAACATCGGCCGCCTTGTTGAA GATATGGAGAACAAGATCCGCTCCACACTGAATGAAATCTACTTTGGGAAGACCAAGGACATCGTCAACGGCCTAAG GAGTGTTCAGACTCTGGCTGACAAGTCAAAGCAGGAGGCTCTGAAGTGCGACCTGGTGGAGGCACTCAAACGCAAACATCACTGCTAG
- the LOC121951167 gene encoding MICOS complex subunit Mic10-like: MADEHGRKWDRCLADTAVKTVTGLAVGVVFSVLLFKRRTWPVSFGGGLGLGMGYANCQHDFRSPYLVHGRMVKDQ; the protein is encoded by the exons ATGGCAGACGAACACGGACGGAAATGGGACCGCTGTCTTGCTGATACAGCCGTGAAAACAG TGACTGGCCTTGCTGTGGGTGTTGTGTTCTCCGTCCTTCTCTTTAAAC GTCGCACATGGCCTGTCTCATTCGGTGGAGGTTTGGGACTGGGCATGGGATATGCCAACTGCCAGCATGACTTCAGGTCACCGTACCTGGTTCACGGCAGAATGGTTAAG GACCAGTAA
- the capzb gene encoding F-actin-capping protein subunit beta isoform X1, with the protein MNDQQLDCALDLMRRLPPQQIEKNLSDLIDLVPSLCEDLLSSVDQPLKIARDKVVGKDYLLCDYNRDGDSYRSPWSNKYEPPIEDGAMPSVRLRKLEVDANNAFDQYRDLYFEGGVSSVYLWDLDHGFAGVILIKKAGDGSKKIKGCWDSIHVVEVQEKSSGRAAHYKLTSTVMLWLQTTKTGSGTMNLGGSLTRQMEKDDPVGETSPHIANIGRLVEDMENKIRSTLNEIYFGKTKDIVNGLRSIESLPDNQKYRQLQKELSQVLTQRQIFID; encoded by the exons ATG AATGACCAGCAGCTGGACTGTGCCCTGGACCTGATGAGGCGTCTGCCTCCTCAGCAGATCGAGAAGAACCTCAGTGACCTCATTGACCTG GTGCCCAGTCTGTGTGAggacctcctctcctctgtggaCCAGCCCCTGAAGATTGCGCGGGACAAGGTTGTTGGGAAAGACTATCTGCTCTGTGATTACAACCGAGACGGTGACTCCTACAG ATCCCCGTGGAGTAACAAGTATGAACCTCCCATTGAAGACGGTGCAATGCCTTCAGTTCGTCTGAGGAAACTCGAGGTTGATGCCAATAATGCCTTCGACCAGTACAGAGACCT gtacTTTGAGGGCGGTGTGTCCTCTGTGTACCTCTGGGACTTGGATCATGGCTTTGCCGGAGTAATTCTCATCAAGAAGGCCGGAGATGGATCCAAGAAGATTAAAGGGTGCTGGGACTCCATCCATGTGGTGGAGGTGCAG GAGAAGTCCAGCGGTCGTGCTGCTCACTACAAACTCACCTCCACCGTCATGCTTTGGCTCCAGACAACTAAGACCGGCTCAGGTACCATGAACCTGGGCGGCAGCCTCACAAGACAG ATGGAAAAAGATGacccagttggagagacctcaCCCCACATTGCCAACATCGGCCGCCTTGTTGAA GATATGGAGAACAAGATCCGCTCCACACTGAATGAAATCTACTTTGGGAAGACCAAGGACATCGTCAACGGCCTAAG ATCTATTGAGTCTTTGCCTGATAATCAAAAGTACCGGCAGCTCCAGAAGGAGCTGTCGCAGGTCCTCACTCAGCGTCAGATCTTCATTGACTAG